The sequence AGGCGGCCATCTCTGTCGgcagtcagaccacgccccctccGACACATAGATCTTTTATGTAGTGAATtgcagttagtttttttttttgtcacttaaATTTACCATAGATTTTCTGTTTATTGAATATATACCTTTTAAAGATAATGACAGGAGAATTATTACATGAGTTAAAGTGGAATAACTGTATGAGTGGAGATAGGACGCGAAGAGATACAGGAGAGGATACTGGATAGGAGATTATGACATTTCCTTTTAGATCGATATCGAAATACATATTTATTGTGAAGACATCTTTTATTTTGATTATAAAAATGTCCTAAAAACCTCTTGATCATTGATCCTTAGTTATGAAATCATAGAGATATCATTCTGTGATGTCATAAGGATAAATGCTGCAATAACTGCTTGAACATTCTATTACATCCCAGACATATCTAAGGCTCTGACAAAGCTCCACTACACATAAATCTTCAATGTGTAATAGATTGATAACTCACCTGGATGCTCGAAGCAATTGCTGCCCAGTCGTTACATATGTCTCATCCTATGGGGATTGGGCCAGTGGTATAACAGGAAGGGGAACATTAGAATTAATGCCCCAGTCCATGGTGAAAGAGTGTGAGCTATTATAAAATAAGGGTGGgacacctagtgtcctccccctagcTTATACTGATGGGCAGCACTGGATAGAGGTTCTAATTATAATATTATGGGGGGAAGACCTAGTGTTTCCCTCCAACCCCAGTCCGTGGGTAGTTGGGGCTCTTAAAAATTAAACAGTGCGGGGGTGGACAATTGGGCACTTGATAAAGCCCCAGAAGGTAAAACGTGTTGtggattttaaagtgtttttttggtttttgtttttgtactaTAGTATTGTTTGACTACCTCTATTTTGAGTTTTTGCCACATACTTTTTAGTCATTTTACCTTTTTAGTTTGGTTTCTACCTGGCATCCTGTTCCTATCATTGGTGACATTGGCAGACACCCACTATAGTATCCAAGGTGGAGATTATACCACCTACTCCTCATACACAGAGCATTTGTGTTTGCTCTCCAGAATGTAAGTTTTCAACCATTTCctttatatctaaataatactgagAACACTATTgtcgtttttcctttttttatgtgGTGTATCATATTACCATTTTGTTGTGGGACAACATCAAGGagatatcctataagtggggatttataccactgtatgctgttttatctGGAGCTGATTTAAGCTACACTACACGTGAGTTGCCATTTGTGATATTACATATTGTGTGCACCTCACTGTactggcatattgcactattggcttCTTTCTTGTTCTCTTTTACATGTTGCCAAAAAAAACAAAGCCTTTACCAAAACCACTGCATGAAAATTTTAGACTTTAGAGAATACTGTTTAGGGACTGTTTTCATATCTGAACCCTATGTTTTTGTCCATGTAATAAAATTACCtggttttatttatcttttatctgtttgaaagtgtttttttttaacctactttagttttattaaatttttttggcgtgtcctgttttttgctctttttGGCAGCCTCATTAGTACGTCATTAGCCAGACCAGAACATGGATTCCGGGTTGCctcatgtcaattctgtgcatagagAATCATTCACTGGCTTAGAGCTGTCAGCGGACatactcagccaatgaatggccagTGGCAAGGTTCAAAATTGTATGTCCTATGCTACTAAtcagttacttgccactgcaagccatTGTGAATTTTTACTCACCGGGGCTAAATTTTCACTCAGAAATggcaagtggaaattttgagccgtGACTGGCAGGATcagcatccagcttctgcagctctgcagaagccaaTTTAACGTCACCCAGGGAACGGGGTCAGAGTACTCACATCATAAGCACTATAGCCGGTTATGTGTTACAGTGTTTATGATGCTTTCAGTAAACGTTTAATTCAATTCAGTTTACTATTTAGGGAATAAAGTCCCAGATGTTCCAACTGGTTTCCATTTACAAGCACAATCTGGACTAAATCACCACTTTTGAAAAAAAGAGTTgaataaattatttaaagggacactttgccCTCCAAAACAGCTCCATCTCTGTAAAGCTGTTAAGGGAGCAGGAGTCCATTGGCACCCTTTTACGTCACAGTGTTAAgccattttcaaacagtttaaccctgCCTGAAGTTGTGTCCAGGTGCCTATCCACATTGTTTCCTCTCTTTTTCTCAAGCTACCATACTGATAAGGAAGCATTGGTTTGAGCGCCAACTGGCAACTGATCCTCTCAGCCGGTCATCAGCACTGCTAATCCTTCCTTAGAAGTACGGTGGCTGCGAGGAGGACAGAAGAGGGTGTGCAAACGGGCATCCTAGGGAAACGACTTCTGGATTAAAccgtttgaaaatggtttaacaccgtAAAATTGTATTCCAACCCCCATAAAAACTTCCTTGATATTACGTTATTGTGGGGCAGGGGCGTTAAATGCAGAACATTTAAAACTGATATTAAAATTATCTGCTCAGTGTAGAACAATTCCTCACAGTTTACTAAATAAAAAGTTCAAAAACATAATTTCTATAGACAATCTGATTATTTTGAATGGTGCACTAGTTTTGCATCATTTACTAGAGAAACAACACAGAGTGCTGGGTTTTGCTTGGCTAGAATTCTTATTCATCATCTGTACATGTTTACAAACTTGTACAGTGCAATGTGACACAGTGTACACTGAAATATGACTCAGTGCAGTAGTGTCCTCAAAGACATGTGTACTTACAGGATGTGTTACATGAGGAACCCATTGACAATCTAGTTATGTCATGAAAGTGCATGATTTTGCACACATCTTGTAAAACGGAATAAGGAACAATCCGCTTCTAAATAAACAAGCTTTTATAAGGAGAAcggatctatctatatatatatatatacatatgtatattgaaAGTGATGGACATACAGtcgtatgatagatagatagatagatatacatacataagtAGATAACAGTGGCAGCTGGTGAAGTTTAGAGATGCAGCCCCCAACATGACACTCTGTTAAATTCGTACTGTAATATATTCAGCAATCCAGCTAGTGGGGGTTTACTTCCttacccatgatgctcagccaaatAATAAGTCTGACTTGGCTGAAGATCACAACAACAGCTGTCATCATTTTTTAATATGCTTAACAAGCAATGGAAATGAAAATGACAGCAGATTACATAATCATGGAGAATAACACAGGTCTGCTCTATTAAAACTACATCTCCCGTCAGCCACCACAAGCAGCCTCGCGATCGAGACGTAGATCAGCCTATGGGGGAGGCGCGCAGCCGGAAGTAATCAAGCAGCCGAGCAGCATGGCGCTCCTGGGAGCCCTGAGCAGGTAGAGTATGGTGTCAGATCGGGGACATGATGTGCAATTATCACCTTACAGGCCGGGTGTCCATGGTGACTGTGGAAGATAGAATTCTATAACCCACATGGAGTGTGTTCCAGAATTCTAAAGGACAAGGTTCAGCACCCTATCGTTAAAGGTCACTGCTGTCATTGTACTCGATCCGCAATATCATTTATGAAAAAATGTGTTCTACATGTAATATTTCTGATTTTACTACTCTCTATTCCTGGCTCATTACTTCTACTTTCTACCTCCATCTCCAAAAGTAATTGCTGGGTTTTAATGTTTGTCTATAATGTATACTGAAGTTATGAGGTCATCACATAATACCTCACAGGactaaatgtatttatatggTGCATTACTCTGTCATGAATTGTACTTGTACCCACAAGGTCCTCAGTGGGTGTCTTGCATGGAGCCCAGAATAATGCAGAAAATTAGCACATTCATGGTTATATGGTATTAGCTGAGATAGTGTACCTTGTGATTCCCCACCATATAACTAAATATTAGTTCTGTCGTGGCCTGACATTGGTGAGGTATAAAACTAATGTTTAAATTAAAGCAGAACTTGACATGTGTTCACTTTAAAGGAAtgctaaaggcacccagactacgtcaatgaagtggtctgagtgcagtgcctTTGTCGTTTTAGCCCTGTCATTTTAcacattgctgtttagtagatgtgtTTTGGttgcagggctaaacacacctctagtggctgttgtcCTGACAGCAATTAGAGTGTGCTTCTGTCACAACGACTGAGTTTGACTCTGTTATGTGATGTTGGATGTAGAATGTCTTTAAATGCTGATTACAGGGAAGCATCAGTGCTTCCCGGTGAGAATCATTTGATTTGATTCTCGTCTCCAGTGTTTCtttgtgagaagcattggattggatcagAAGCCAAGTAAATGATGCCTTTAGGATGATGTTCCCGTAGGTGGAGCAGGCTGCAGCACAGAGTGAATTCCGGGCACTGTAGACAACTTTAAATCATTGAagtgtcatggtgcttggaatagccTTTTTAGCAAACAGAAGAATTGTATTATACATTACGGTACCAAAGGGCCATTTCACACATGTAGatttcacatacacactctggaatAACTTCCTTCTTGTTTGTCCTAAATGTGTCTTTGTAAAACTTTAAAGACTGAATTTATATCCTATACACGTGTTGCTTCATGTACATGGGAAGAATGtagaaataaacattttataacattttagcaTTCAAATTACTTGATTTTTTCTAATGGGAATGTTTAGGGTAATGTATAAGCAATTCTACGTGAGATTGGGGAAATTACATTTCCCTGCTGATTGTCACTTATAGAACTATGATACCTGGTTGCATTTTATCTATAACTCTGATGCTTTTTTTGTCTCCCTTTGTATTTTCAAAAACTTATAAatgaacttaaaaaataaatgagaatTGTAAACATTGtcattaatgtaattttaaaatgtgCTTTGTCTTCAAAAGGTTATTCTTGACAAAGCCACTGGTAAACCCTGTTTGTGCACATCAGCGGACATTTGCTAATTTTTCACAGGGGTTCAACCAGCTACAGGCCCCATCCTCCTCTCTAGCAGCCGGTCATGGAATACTAACTCGCAATATGCCCTCGCATTGGCACTTGCAGCAAGTTCGTTTTAAGAAGAGAGGAATGGAGTACCAGCCTAAATTCCTGAAGCGcaagagaactcatgggtggctGAAAAGAATAAGCACAAGAGGTGGAATAGAAGTTATCCTTCGAAGAATGTTAAAAGGCCGAAAATCTTTGACGCATTAAATCTCCCAATTTTCTGTCTATGTCCAAATTAACAAAAGTCTTGTAATTAAAGTGCACTAAACATTTTGCTTGTTTAAAAGGACAGTCTTTTCTTTGGCTATCAACAACTTAATGTATTATCTTTGTGTTTCAAACGGTGCAAGCCCAAAGAGTGCAATCCGACATCTGGTGGCCTAAATTCTGTTAGAGGAAACAGGGACTGCCGAAGGAGGGGAAGAGCACCTCTAATTGGCTCAGAGCATTCAGCTGATGCTTTAAGACAATCAGTGGATCCCCTGTCCGGCAACAATTTGTGCTTCCTCTAGCTtcaagttgacaaaacttgaAAAGAGGCAAAGCTTTCACCATCACTTTTTGCTGTGTGACTATGGCTTCCTCTCGCATAGCTCGACACATGATCTGTGGAGGATCCCATAGTCTTACAGGAGCCTTCTTAGATATCAGTGTAGTACTTTTGTGCATGAGTGATAGTACATAACTCACATGGCTGCTAACAAAGCCCCAAGATCTGAAAAAAGACATTGTCACATATGTACGTTAATCTCCTGCTGAACCCCCAGGCCATCACACTCCAAGCAGGGATGTTATGTTTGGGGCCTTTGCATAATATGCACATTttctttggtgtgtgtgtgtgtgtgtgtgtgtgtgtatgtatgtatgtgtgtatatatatttatatatctatgttGGATCTTCAGTATAACCATTGAGAGTATGGGAACGATCCATTTCCAGTTACTTGCAATAAGTTTCCTTGTTGCTATGCACATTctgtaccagacagccactagagggacttccaggtcgtGACGTTGGGTGTCCTCAAGCTATGCATGGGTGTCCTCCAGCATCACTTAATTTCAGTCGCTTCACAGGAAATTAATCAATCAGAGGTTTCTCATTTAGAATCCTCTGACTTGGTAATCACGTGCTGAGGAACTGGTAAGAGGCCTGCGAGGAAGGGGGAGGTAGTGCGTGCCTGCCTAGCTCAGAGGAGCTAACAGAAGTAGGAAGGAATCTTCCCTTGccgtttgattgacagccaaggggggaGTTCCCTAGTTGATttgtaaaagtgctgatttcttatAGAAATGctacaaatctcgcgagagtgaactctagccctggagctgcgggctagagttcaccaacactgggaccaccaggaatccagaaatggcagtcaggccccgcccccccttaatACACTTTTTTAGGATTTTGTAAAACAGGATTACTAGCTATTaagaatgagagaataaatagttgcggcgcactcagactacaaaaaaccaaagaaggctactaaaatgcctatctaagtataaatatggggatttggatccaccatatggccatatgttgttaagcccaccactactttcaaagtaccccattattggtgggtcctacactaaaatgtggggggcaaataaatagtaatagtgttaaaaataaaagtgttaaattaaatactggtaagagcatagtgagtatacaaacataagtgatgaaagcaattaaaaacagtgttaaaactaaatagttaatgtgtttgtgctaaaatgagtatactcactatttcagatgactgtgctagctggaaaaaaataataaaagtgaccactattgataaactcctcctatatttacacacctgtggccacctctaaaggagactctgaagctgggggggcctgggcggggtgcttaacccctaaggaatctggtctggattccaaatataatatgaacagaaaaaggatagggggcactcccgagacctgaattttgtttgaaaggtgctgccgctgtgaccaaaacttcatgaatgagagaataaatagttgcggctcACTCAGActaggagggtgggggagagagagagtttatcttggagctgcagtgtgtgagtgtatgtgtattggcgtttcattgtatgtgtgtttataggaGCTGTAGTGTTATTTATGCGTATAggggttgtgtttgtgtataagagtgtgtgtatgttagggtaTGAGTGTAAATGTAAAGTGGAATATTTTGTGTATAGGGAGTTGGATAGGAGCTCTTTGATATGATACAGCCTGTATTGTATCCCGAGAGGAAGATTGTACAGTCTATGCTGTTACTTCTAGAGCTTTAAGTAGCTCTAAAAGACGTGTTTTTGGCATATTTACTAAATAATGTATTATTACATACTACGCtattttctctttgtattttCAATGCTAAACACTACTGTATATATAGAGTTCTATCAACTCTATGCATGGATATGTGCACCTGTAATTACAGATAGGTGTTTGTTTTTATTCTAGAACGGTTTATCAACATATCTTGTTTGCAATTCTCTGGAACTAAcaggtttttttcccctcttatCACATAATACACTATGGAAGTGTTTACTGGGGTGAATAAAGAGCTGG comes from Pelobates fuscus isolate aPelFus1 chromosome 5, aPelFus1.pri, whole genome shotgun sequence and encodes:
- the MRPL34 gene encoding large ribosomal subunit protein bL34m, with protein sequence MALLGALSRLFLTKPLVNPVCAHQRTFANFSQGFNQLQAPSSSLAAGHGILTRNMPSHWHLQQVRFKKRGMEYQPKFLKRKRTHGWLKRISTRGGIEVILRRMLKGRKSLTH